The DNA window CAGGTTCGGCGCGTACCGGGTCAACGTATCGACCACGGCGTCCCCGAACGCCTCCCGCTTCGCGTCCGTCCAGCCGCCGTTCAGGTGGTACGGGGCATACTGTACGAAGATGCTCATTACATGCTTACCAGGCGGCGCCATGCCCGGGTCGATCATGGAGGGGATCACGATGTCCATATATGGACTGCGGGAGAACTCGCCGTACTTGGCATCATCATACGCCCGTTCCAGGTAGTCGAGGCTCGGGCTGATGGAAAACGCTCCCCGGTGCTGCGGGCCGATGCCCGGCATGCAACTGAAGTTCGGCAGTTCGGAGAGCGCCAGGTTCACTTTGCCGGACGAGCCGCGGAACTTGAAGCGCCGGACCGCATCGACGAGGTCGGTGGGCAACGCGGCGGGATCGACGAGCTCGAGAAAGGTCCGGCGCGGATCGAGGCCGCTCACCACCAGCGGCGCCCTGATCTCTTCCCCGCTGTCGAGCACGACCCCGGTCGCCCGGTCGCCCTGGGTCAGGACTTTGGCCACTGCGGCGTTGGTCCGGATCGTGGCCCCGAACGACTCCGCCGCGCGGCCGATGGCGTTACTGATCGACCCGGTGCCGCCCTTGGCAAAACCCCAGGCCCGAAACGCCCCGTCGATTTCGCCCATGTAGTGGTGCAACAGCACATAGGCCGACCCCGGAGAGCGCGGCCCCAGAAAGGTACCGATGATCCCGCTGGCCGACTTGGTGGCCTTGAGCGGATCGAACTCGAACCACTCGCCGAGGTAGTCGGCGGAGCTCATGGTCATGAGTTTGTACAAGGCGTGGAACCGATCCGCACCGAGCGATCGCATGTGCCTGCCCAGCTTGAGCATGCCGCGCAGATCGCTGGGGGCAAGCGACGCCGGGTCCGGCGGCATCATGCCCAGGATCGGTCGAACAGCCATGGCCATGTGGTGCATCATCCGCCCGAACTCGACCGTTGCCTCCGCATCGAGCGGCGAATGCCGGGCGATTTCCCGCCTGGTCTGGTCCGGATCGGCCCACCCGGCGAGATAGTCGCCGTTGTCGAGTGGTGTGACCGTACTCTCGAGCGGCAGGATCTGAAGCCCGTGCCCCGGCAGGTCGAGCTCACGGATGATCTCCGGACGCAGCAGGCTGACAACGTACGAGAAGACGGAGAAGGTGAAGCCGGGAAATACCTCCTCGCTCACCGCTGCTCCACCAATCAGATGCCGACGCTCGAGCACCAGGACCTTCCGGCCGGCACGGGCCAGGTACGCAGCCGTGACCAGACCGTTGTGCCCGCCGCCGATGACGATGGCATCGTAGCTCACGCAACC is part of the Gemmatimonadales bacterium genome and encodes:
- a CDS encoding NAD(P)/FAD-dependent oxidoreductase: MSYDAIVIGGGHNGLVTAAYLARAGRKVLVLERRHLIGGAAVSEEVFPGFTFSVFSYVVSLLRPEIIRELDLPGHGLQILPLESTVTPLDNGDYLAGWADPDQTRREIARHSPLDAEATVEFGRMMHHMAMAVRPILGMMPPDPASLAPSDLRGMLKLGRHMRSLGADRFHALYKLMTMSSADYLGEWFEFDPLKATKSASGIIGTFLGPRSPGSAYVLLHHYMGEIDGAFRAWGFAKGGTGSISNAIGRAAESFGATIRTNAAVAKVLTQGDRATGVVLDSGEEIRAPLVVSGLDPRRTFLELVDPAALPTDLVDAVRRFKFRGSSGKVNLALSELPNFSCMPGIGPQHRGAFSISPSLDYLERAYDDAKYGEFSRSPYMDIVIPSMIDPGMAPPGKHVMSIFVQYAPYHLNGGWTDAKREAFGDAVVDTLTRYAPNLKSAILHRQVLTPVDIERITGLSEGNIFAGELALQQLFFLRPAAAWSRYRTPIRGYYQCGAGTHPGGGIMGASGRLAALRILADQ